In Metopolophium dirhodum isolate CAU chromosome 7, ASM1992520v1, whole genome shotgun sequence, one genomic interval encodes:
- the LOC132948283 gene encoding membrane-bound transcription factor site-2 protease, which translates to MNIFELISIIVTFYVVLMFLDFTFKSCSHYPYMMLIQKTGLSVGPFQLRWYTTSLNRLILKMSFWHPKFQTNWFTFGSWITICLIIPSICLVIVSSAQLCKKIFTEPTSEPSGNQQDTFLEPIVPGINLPMSDLSYYVFALMFSTVFHELGHALAAIREDMHVEGVGLMFILILPVAYVHLDDITSLPSSKQLRVMSAGVWHNIVQALMAYLVLWLLPYMLFPFFTVGNGVMTTQINQKSGVNGQGGLVTGDVITKLGNCDVHDFDSWIDCLNRTKTSVDSGFCLSPEFVQHHDETKPVHYVDEYIINCCDPNSKTNLCFEYIESLSNPQELPNHSCLNVRKVIERSTSPCDADNQCSSAHCYYPAIRKNHKLVVIKREKKNEVLFLGQPTELQYISVTQYVPKTDYLPNSIPESIEKFCKYLIMFAGGLAVINVIPCFYFDGEKISRVLVNTILKEHVEHLSVRLAISICLTIFGSLILIIYMILGFWSLIKIIN; encoded by the exons ATGAACATTTTCGAGCTAATCTCCATCATCGTGACGTTCTACGTCGTTCTTATGTTTTTGGATTTCACGTTCAAG TCCTGTTCACACTATCCGTATATGATGTTAATACAAAAGACAGGATTAAGTGTTGGGCCTTTTCAATTACGATGGTACACAACGTCGTTAAATCGTCTTATACTGAAAATGTCGTTTTGGCATCCAAAATTCCAAACCAATTGGTTTACTTTTGGGTCTTGGATTACTATTTGTTTGATTATACCATCTATATGTCTGGTTATTGTATCTTCTGCccaattgtgtaaaaaaatattcacggAGCCTACTAGTGAACCATCAGGCAACCAGCAAGATACATTTCTTGAACCAATA gtACCTGGGATCAATTTACCAATGTCAGACTTAAGCTATTATGTATTTGCACTTATGTTTTCGACGGTTTTCCATGAACTAGGACATGCATTAGCAGCAATcag GGAAGATATGCATGTGGAAGGTGttggtttaatgtttattttgattttacctGTGGCTTATGTTCATTTGGATGACATTACCTCGTTGCCAAGTAGCAAACAGCTTCGAGTTATGTCGGCCGGCGTGTGGCACAACATAGTTCAAGCTCTAATGGCCTATCTTGTTTTATGGCTCTTACCATATATGTTGTTTCCATTTTTTACAGTTGGGAATGGTGTCATGACCACCCAAATAAACCAG aaatcagGTGTAAATGGGCAAGGAGGACTAGTAACTGGTGATGTGATTACAAAATTGGGGAACTGTGATGTGCATGATTTTGATTCATGGATAGATTGTTTAAATCGCACTAAGACAAGTGTAGATTCTGGATTTTGTTTATCACCAGAATTTGTTCAACATCATGACGAAACAAAAccag tgcaTTATGTAgacgaatatataataaactgctGTGATCCAAACTCAAAGACCAATTTGTGTTTCGAATATATTGAATCGCTGTCCAATCCTCAAGAACTACCAAATCATTCCTGCTTAAATGTTAGAAAAGTTATAGAAAGGTCAACATCACCCTGTGATGCTGATAACCAATGTTCATCAGCTCATTGTTATTACCCTGCAATTCGTAAGAATCATAAACTTGTGGTTAtcaaacgtgaaaaaaaaaacgaagtcTTATTTCTTGGGCAACCTACAGAACTGCAATACATATCTGTTACCCAATATGTACCCAAGACTGATTATTTACCAAATAGTATACCCGAATCCAttgaaaaattttgtaaatacctaataatgtttGCAGGAGGTTTAGCCGTCATAAATGTAATACCGTGTTTTTATTTTGACGGAGAAAAAATATCAAGGGTATTAGTGAATACAATACTAAAGGAACATGTTGAACATTTGAGTGTTCGATTAGCAATTTCTATTTGTTTGACAATTTTTGGttctttaatattgataatttatatgatattaggGTTTTGgtctctaataaaaattataaactag
- the LOC132948284 gene encoding sorting nexin-12 produces MVDTAEATRRLNVKKQTLDDAYAAPANFLEIDILNPITHGVAKKRYTDYEVRMRTNLPVFKVKESSVRRRYSDFEWLRNELERDSKIVVPPLPGKAWKRQMPFRNDDGIFEEEFIEERRKGLEVFINKIAGHPLAQNERCLHIFLQEPVIDKSYVPGKIRNT; encoded by the exons atggttGACACAGCCGAGGCTACCAGACGGTTGAACGTCAAGAAGCAAACATTGGATGATGCGTATGCGGCTCCAgccaattttttagaaattgatATACTGAACCCGATAACTCACGGTGTGGCTAAAAAACGATACACTGACTATGAAGTTCGCATGCGA ACAAACCTACCAGTGTTTAAGGTCAAAGAATCCAGTGTCCGTAGACGTTACAGTGATTTTGAATGGTTGCGCAATGAACTAGAACGAGACAGTAAG ATTGTTGTACCTCCTTTACCTGGTAAAGCATGGAAAAGACAAATGCCGTTCCGAAATGATGATGGTATATTTGAAGAAGAATTTATTGAAGAACGGCGAAAAGGCCTTGAAGTTTTTATAAAcaa AATTGCTGGCCATCCATTGGCACAAAATGAAAGATGTTTACACATATTCCTACAAGAACCAGTAATTGATAAAAGTTATGTGCCGGGTAAAATCAGAAATACTTAA
- the LOC132948282 gene encoding anaphase-promoting complex subunit 5, translating into MTFLETTAVPNTSANEIQENVTTHNILVLTIITHYIRDYAKRFPKLIDRPFDAVRTSKFHRTFSMLALHLIQCPDLTFGELINLISCGKYQLPQTFIQTFHLEVYHMINTNLNIIAEMFKNMDGTSLDNGLPKVHQLKIVNGSSPVGIFLRRVMVFFNKMQFLQTEAVIKEVKTHCSAILNKIPGLKTKKVGSNDKEELSPEAVEMIKITKTINGIIEMININYQASFNQNSKYNKARSWSPRQVELFIAQQVKLLKINESVALDPPILQQKLKDILRANPDHFDVHYLNYLNCLRVKEYCGAVNSVQHYFSRQTFRVINLDEKSRGYQYTSLNMAILNAFFNHNDEAISYLKESIAVAHQVNDHVCLQHALMWMYTLSKKNKLTMLRCSVTRSKELELHQITSFSLQSMAQYLVENSETPPIVFEILKKSEIYNYFNGLTDLRMTNNVQKAAIWNTYGYQRISTIHSLLVLEHDQCNKDVYNIESKCIAMCNIINDLIAHGDYYLAPILINEVSHIFPYTHSKFWIMAEQYLNFTLAMNKEEWPKAELAAKQMASVNVTESVLRLGEMYLKKEDFVTATNMVKELMENNEENTVLTRLRAYIIVAKANESAALNLLMDAKLIAIEYHLMYMTAIINVEIAIVLMKYDFPHKALRLLQETKQHIYCGINVYDKAYTDLQIIKAKMMVNIVDEFDHSQEFLNKIYKKFNTIAEKFRSIEAITELKEITYLQALIADELDMKQNRNKHAMEFRHLEEYKVQQ; encoded by the exons atgacatttttagAGACTACTGCTGTACCAAACACATCGGCAAATGAGATTCAAGAAAACGTTACTACACATAACATTCTTGTTCTAACAATAATAACTCATTACATAAGAGACTATGCAAAGAGATTTCCAAAACTTATTGACAGGCCATTTGATGCTGTGCGAACCTCTAAGTTCCATCGTACATTTAGTATGCTTGCCTTACACTTAATTCAATGTCCTGATCTTACTTTTGGAGAATTAATCAATTTGATATCATGCGGAAAATACCAACTACCTCAAACCTTCATTCAAACTTTTCACTTGGAAGTATATCATATGATTAAtactaatctaaatattatagcagaaatgttcaaaaatatggATGGTACTTCATTGGATAACGGATTACCAAAAGTACATcaacttaaaattgttaatgGCAGCAGTCCCGTTGGCATATTTTTACGGCGTGTAAtggtatttttcaataaaatgcaGTTTTTACAGACTGAAGCTGTTATAAAGGAAGTAAAAACCCATTGCAGTGCAATATTGAACAAAATTCCG gGACTCAAAACCAAAAAAGTAGGATCAAATGACAAAGAAGAACTTAGTCCAGAAGCTGtagaaatgataaaaataaccaAGACAATCAATGGAATTATTGAAATgattaacataaattatcagGCAAGTTTTAATCAAAATAGTAAGTACAATAAAGCTCGTTCTTGGTCTCCGCGACAAGTAGAACTCTTTATTGCACAACAAGttaaactattgaaaattaatGAGTCTGTTGCCCTTGATCCACCAATCCTACAGCAAAAACTAAAAGATATTCTGAGAGCCAATCCTGACCATTTTGACGTACATTATTTAAACTATCTTAATTGCTTGAGGGTAAAAGAATATTGTGGAGCAGTAAACAGTGttcaacattattttagtcgTCAAACTTTTAGGGTTATAAATTTAGATGAAAAAAGTAGAGGTTATCAATATACATCTCTCAATATGGCTATATTGAACGCATTTTTCAACCATAATGATGAAgctataagttatttaaaagaaagtatAGCAGTAGCTCATCAAGTAAATGATCATGTTTGCTTACAGCATGCACTTATGTGGATGTACACATTGAGTAAAAAGAACAAGTTAACTATGTTGAGATGTTCGGTAACTAGAAGCAAAGAATTAGAACTGCATCAGATCACTTCATTTAGCTTACAATCAATGGCTCAATATTTGGTTGAAAACTCTGAAACTCCACCAATAGTCTTcgaaatattaaagaaaagcgaaatatataactatttcaATGGTTTGACTGATCTGCGTATGACAAATAATGTACAAAAAGCAGCGATTTGGAATACATATGGTTATCAACGTATATCAACAATACATTCTTTATTAGTCTTAGAACATGATCAATGTAACAAagatgtttataatatagaaagtaAATGTATAGCTATGTGCAATATCATTAATGATTTGATTGCTCACGGTGATTATTATCTTGCTCCCATATTAATCAATGAAGTTTCCCATATTTTTCCATACACACATAGTAAATTCTGGATAATGGCTGaacagtatttaaattttacattagcTATGAATAAGGAAGAATGGCCTAAAGCAGAATTAGCCGCTAAACAAATGGCCTCTGTTAATGTAACAGAAAGTGTATTACGATTAGGAGAgatgtatttgaaaaaagaaGACTTTGTTACAGCTACTAATATGGTAAAAGAGTTAATGGAAAATAATGAGGAAAACACAGTACTAACTAGATTGCGGGCATACATAATTGTTGCCAAAGCAAATGAAAGTGCAGCTCTTAATTTACTTATGGACGCAAAATTGATAGCTATTGAATATCATTTGATGTATATGACtgcaattataaatgttgagaTAGCAATTGTATTGATGAAATATGATTTTCCTCATAAAGCATTAAGATTGTTACAAGAGACaaaacaacatatttattgtgGCATAAATGTTTATGATAAGGCATACacagatttacaaattattaaagcaAAGATGATGGTTAACATAGTTGATGAATTTGATCACAGTCAagagtttttaaacaaaatttataaaaaatttaacacaattgcGGAAAAATTTCGATCAATAGAAGCTATCACAGAGTTAAAagaaataacatatttacaaGCATTAATAGCAGATGAATTGGATATGAAACAAAACCGAAACAAGCATGCAATGGAATTTAGGCACTTGGAAGAATACAAAGTACAACAGTAA